Proteins encoded within one genomic window of Prochlorococcus marinus str. MIT 9515:
- a CDS encoding DUF6554 family protein, whose protein sequence is MKRCIKVKLLLPIVAIFVPTLLFIPKASAGSFGAEIFCTMRDGGNDHESSWQSAYSYIKKQKGGLFKTSPKQAAGQIIETVVRERDKFSYCVEYLDQLHPDRKLQMENNRKEKRKKQEERLREKENINYSEESFDRYSY, encoded by the coding sequence ATGAAAAGATGCATAAAGGTTAAATTACTTTTACCTATAGTTGCTATATTTGTCCCGACCTTACTATTTATCCCAAAAGCTAGTGCAGGTTCGTTTGGAGCGGAAATATTTTGTACTATGAGAGACGGTGGCAATGATCATGAAAGCAGCTGGCAATCGGCCTACAGCTACATTAAAAAACAAAAAGGTGGGCTTTTTAAGACGTCTCCAAAACAAGCCGCTGGACAAATTATTGAGACTGTTGTTAGAGAAAGAGATAAATTTTCTTATTGCGTTGAATATTTAGATCAACTTCATCCTGACAGAAAACTTCAAATGGAAAATAATAGAAAAGAAAAAAGGAAAAAACAAGAAGAGCGTCTTCGAGAAAAAGAAAATATAAACTACTCTGAAGAATCCTTTGATAGATACAGTTATTAA
- a CDS encoding peptidylprolyl isomerase, which translates to MQNFLSNQNKRYLLLFLILIQVCFLKPTQVLADLPTGNAVKDPNAILRNALPIKQVELQEIQHKLEDTSDLVRGGRWPALSKTVTKCQSLLKKYKNRIIEELPIEKQKSVEKTFLDLKNDFDNLQDQAKSKDKYSFITTRKEALEKIGGIEEYFLPNEFPYSIPSEFDDLPRLLGRAKVKIKTSKGDMQAIIDGFNAPLTAGAFIDLSSKNFYSNLPINRAEEFFVLQTGDPVGNEIGYVDPETNLERHVPLEIRIPDESETFYNETFEELGLYTETPTLPFATLGTLGWSHSSTSVNDGSSQFFFFLYEAELNPAGRNLIDGRNAAFGYVIEGSEVLEELTKDDTIISIDVLSGMDKLKLNA; encoded by the coding sequence ATGCAAAACTTCTTATCAAATCAGAACAAACGTTATTTACTTTTATTTTTAATTTTAATTCAAGTTTGCTTCTTAAAACCAACGCAAGTATTAGCTGATTTACCTACTGGAAACGCAGTAAAAGATCCCAATGCAATACTAAGAAATGCCCTTCCTATAAAGCAAGTTGAGCTACAAGAAATTCAACATAAGTTAGAAGATACAAGCGACCTTGTAAGAGGAGGAAGATGGCCAGCCCTCTCAAAAACTGTTACAAAATGTCAATCTTTACTAAAAAAATATAAGAATCGAATTATTGAGGAATTGCCAATTGAAAAACAAAAAAGTGTAGAAAAGACTTTTTTAGATCTTAAAAATGATTTTGATAATCTTCAAGATCAAGCCAAATCCAAAGATAAATATTCATTTATCACAACCAGAAAAGAAGCATTAGAAAAAATAGGGGGAATTGAGGAATATTTTTTACCAAATGAGTTTCCATACTCTATTCCAAGTGAATTTGACGATCTTCCGAGATTACTTGGTAGAGCAAAAGTCAAAATAAAAACTTCTAAGGGTGATATGCAAGCAATAATAGATGGATTTAATGCACCTCTTACTGCTGGTGCATTTATAGATTTATCTTCAAAAAACTTTTACAGTAATCTACCAATTAATAGGGCAGAAGAATTTTTTGTTCTTCAAACTGGTGATCCAGTTGGTAATGAGATTGGATACGTAGATCCTGAAACCAATTTGGAGAGACATGTCCCACTAGAGATAAGAATACCCGACGAAAGCGAAACTTTTTATAATGAAACATTCGAAGAGTTGGGCCTTTATACAGAAACGCCAACTTTGCCATTTGCAACACTGGGAACCTTAGGGTGGTCCCACTCTAGTACATCTGTTAATGATGGATCATCTCAGTTTTTCTTCTTTTTATATGAAGCAGAACTTAATCCAGCTGGTCGTAATCTAATTGATGGAAGGAATGCTGCATTTGGTTATGTAATTGAGGGCTCTGAAGTTTTAGAAGAACTAACAAAAGACGACACAATCATCTCAATTGATGTTTTAAGTGGAATGGATAAACTGAAATTAAATGCATAA
- a CDS encoding pyridoxal-phosphate-dependent aminotransferase family protein has protein sequence MIPGPTPVPEKVLEALGRHPIGHRSKDFQDLVEITTKNLQWLHQTKNDVLTITGSGTAAMEAGIISTLSKGDKVICGENGKFGQRWVKVAQEFGLEVIKIDAKWGSPLDPENFKKILEKDYKKEIKAVILTHSETSTGVINDLKTISSHIRNHKKALSIIDCVTSIGACDVPVDEWELDIVASGSQKGYMIPPGLSFVSMSQKAWKASEASNLPKFYLNLKSYKKSLSSNSNPYTPAVNLVFALNEALNMMKDEGLDSIFARHKKHRLAVSEAAKTLNLQLFADENHLSPSVTAIQIKDIDAEQFRKTIKTKYDILLAGGQDHLKGKIFRVGHLGYINDRDVISVIAAIGNTLVELNKISTEQVGEALKIASFHLKVT, from the coding sequence ATGATACCTGGTCCCACACCAGTTCCAGAAAAAGTTTTAGAAGCACTTGGAAGACATCCCATAGGGCACAGAAGCAAAGATTTTCAAGATCTTGTTGAAATTACAACCAAGAATCTACAATGGTTACACCAAACAAAAAATGATGTTTTAACAATAACTGGTAGTGGAACTGCTGCTATGGAAGCAGGAATAATCAGTACATTGAGCAAAGGAGACAAAGTTATCTGTGGCGAGAACGGGAAATTCGGACAAAGATGGGTAAAAGTTGCGCAAGAATTTGGACTAGAAGTAATTAAAATTGATGCAAAATGGGGGAGCCCTCTTGATCCAGAAAATTTCAAAAAGATTTTAGAGAAAGATTATAAAAAAGAAATAAAAGCAGTTATCCTCACACATTCAGAAACCTCAACAGGAGTAATTAATGATTTAAAAACGATAAGTTCGCATATTCGTAATCATAAAAAAGCTTTATCAATTATTGACTGCGTAACAAGTATTGGAGCTTGTGACGTTCCTGTAGATGAGTGGGAGCTAGATATTGTTGCCTCAGGATCTCAAAAAGGATACATGATACCTCCAGGCTTAAGCTTTGTGTCTATGAGTCAAAAAGCATGGAAAGCTTCAGAAGCATCTAATTTACCAAAGTTTTATTTAAATTTAAAATCATATAAAAAAAGTCTTTCAAGTAATAGCAATCCCTATACTCCAGCAGTTAACTTAGTTTTTGCCTTAAATGAAGCTTTAAACATGATGAAAGATGAAGGATTAGATTCAATTTTCGCGAGGCATAAAAAACATAGATTAGCTGTTAGTGAGGCAGCTAAAACTCTAAATCTCCAATTATTTGCTGATGAGAACCATTTGAGTCCTTCAGTAACTGCAATACAAATAAAAGATATAGATGCAGAACAATTTAGAAAAACAATAAAAACTAAATATGATATTTTGCTAGCTGGAGGGCAAGATCATTTAAAAGGTAAAATCTTTAGGGTGGGTCATCTAGGTTATATCAACGATCGAGACGTAATTTCAGTGATAGCAGCAATAGGAAATACATTGGTAGAACTAAATAAAATTTCTACCGAACAAGTCGGTGAAGCATTAAAAATAGCTTCATTTCATCTAAAAGTAACGTAA
- the pdxA gene encoding 4-hydroxythreonine-4-phosphate dehydrogenase PdxA — translation MSNKRNTIDDRLKVIISVGDDSGIGPEIILKALSSKEIPNNIDTLIVGSKINLKNTYKKLKSLGVQNIVDPSNYQIHDIEIPFEINKPKQSNGNSSFFYLKKAIEIVQKYRNAALVTGPICKKSWALAGHNYSGQTELLAESCQVNNFGMLFTAKSPITNWRFNTLLATTHIPLCEVPKQLSTKLIHSKLNLLATFCKNYVEKPILKIAGLNPHAGEEGILGSEEHDWINDAVNSWSEQNKDVHLLGPISPDTCWNSSAKAWREDKAPTHNGILAMYHDQGLIPIKVIALNYSVNTTLGLPFIRTSPDHGTGFDIAGKGIAQSQSMVEAIKTAIDLTKGSRLFNAH, via the coding sequence ATGAGTAATAAACGTAATACTATTGATGATCGCTTGAAAGTTATTATCAGTGTTGGAGATGATTCAGGTATTGGACCTGAAATCATATTAAAGGCTCTTAGTTCAAAGGAAATTCCCAATAATATTGATACATTAATTGTGGGATCAAAAATAAACTTAAAAAATACGTATAAAAAACTTAAATCTTTAGGAGTACAAAATATTGTCGATCCAAGCAATTATCAAATACATGATATAGAAATTCCTTTTGAAATTAATAAACCAAAACAAAGCAATGGAAATTCAAGTTTTTTTTATTTAAAAAAAGCCATTGAAATTGTCCAAAAATATCGAAATGCAGCTTTAGTTACTGGACCTATTTGTAAAAAGTCATGGGCTTTGGCAGGTCATAATTATTCTGGTCAAACTGAGTTATTGGCTGAATCTTGTCAGGTAAATAATTTTGGTATGTTGTTTACCGCTAAATCTCCAATAACTAATTGGAGGTTTAACACTTTATTAGCGACAACCCATATCCCCCTTTGTGAAGTCCCAAAACAATTGTCAACTAAATTAATTCATTCAAAATTAAATTTGCTTGCGACATTTTGTAAGAATTATGTTGAAAAACCGATTCTAAAAATTGCTGGGTTAAATCCACATGCCGGTGAAGAAGGAATATTAGGAAGCGAAGAGCATGATTGGATCAATGATGCCGTGAATAGCTGGAGCGAACAAAACAAGGATGTTCACTTATTAGGTCCAATTTCTCCAGATACTTGCTGGAATTCATCAGCAAAAGCTTGGAGAGAGGATAAAGCTCCAACACATAATGGAATTCTTGCTATGTATCATGATCAAGGATTAATTCCAATTAAAGTTATAGCTCTTAATTACTCAGTTAACACAACCCTAGGTTTACCTTTTATTAGAACATCTCCCGATCATGGAACTGGCTTTGATATTGCTGGCAAAGGAATAGCACAATCTCAAAGTATGGTTGAAGCAATAAAAACAGCTATTGATTTAACAAAAGGTTCAAGACTGTTTAACGCGCATTAA
- the efp gene encoding elongation factor P has product MISSNDFRTGTTIEIDGQVWRVVEFLHVKPGKGSAFVRTKLKSVRNGNVVEKTFRAGESVQQAVLEKSNLQHTYVESGDYVFMDMTSFEETRLSSDQIGRGSKYLKEGMEVNVIFYKDKVLEVELPISITLKVTETDPGVKGDTASGGTKPAILETGAQVMVPLFISVGEMIKVDTRNDSYLGREN; this is encoded by the coding sequence ATGATTTCCAGTAACGATTTTCGCACAGGTACCACCATTGAGATAGATGGACAAGTTTGGCGCGTAGTAGAATTCCTACATGTTAAGCCTGGTAAAGGTTCTGCGTTTGTGCGAACAAAATTAAAATCAGTTCGAAACGGTAATGTAGTCGAAAAAACTTTTCGAGCTGGAGAATCAGTACAACAAGCTGTCCTTGAAAAGTCTAACCTGCAACATACTTATGTGGAGTCAGGTGATTATGTTTTTATGGATATGACAAGTTTTGAAGAAACAAGACTCTCTTCTGATCAAATTGGTAGAGGTTCAAAATACTTAAAAGAAGGTATGGAGGTTAATGTGATTTTTTATAAAGATAAAGTTTTAGAAGTTGAACTTCCAATTTCAATAACTTTAAAAGTTACAGAAACAGATCCAGGAGTGAAAGGAGATACTGCAAGTGGGGGCACTAAACCAGCTATCCTAGAGACAGGTGCTCAAGTTATGGTTCCTTTGTTTATTTCCGTAGGAGAAATGATTAAAGTTGATACCCGTAACGATAGCTATCTTGGACGTGAAAACTAA
- a CDS encoding AbrB family transcriptional regulator produces the protein MSNINLIYYLIAGATFGAFALKTGIPAAPLAGALIGTSILSISGKIEAATWPNGTRTLLEIAIGTVIGTSLTKNSLFELQNLWKPAILITFTLVLTGLAIGLWTSRLLKVDIITTILGAAPGGISGMSLVGSEYGVGTAVAALHAVRLVTVLLILPLIVKMLTLAGVIKS, from the coding sequence ATGTCCAATATAAATCTAATTTACTACTTAATTGCTGGTGCGACATTTGGAGCATTTGCTCTTAAAACAGGTATACCTGCGGCTCCTCTTGCAGGAGCATTAATAGGTACAAGTATTTTAAGTATCAGTGGAAAAATTGAAGCGGCAACGTGGCCAAATGGCACAAGAACATTATTAGAAATTGCAATTGGAACCGTTATTGGGACTAGCCTTACAAAAAACTCTTTATTTGAATTGCAAAATTTATGGAAACCTGCAATTCTAATTACTTTTACATTGGTTTTAACTGGTTTGGCGATTGGTTTATGGACAAGCAGATTACTTAAGGTTGACATAATAACCACAATTCTTGGCGCTGCTCCAGGAGGGATAAGTGGTATGAGTTTAGTTGGTTCAGAATATGGAGTAGGGACAGCAGTTGCAGCTTTACATGCAGTAAGGTTAGTTACAGTACTTCTAATTTTGCCTTTAATTGTAAAAATGCTAACCCTGGCAGGAGTCATCAAATCTTAA
- a CDS encoding thiamine-phosphate kinase: MHKELLEDIGEKELIKRLAEFMPENQVSDDCAFVKTKNTNLLINTDSLVENIHFNNDTISAIDIGWKAVACNVSDLISSGCNKIIGITIGLVVPSNTDWIWIKDLYTGINLALDHFGGLILGGDCSVGKEKVISVTALGTQGELKLRRNSCKPKEIILTTGIHGLSKLGLMIKNKTNFDKNISLTKSLVNSSLQQFRKPKLKTEFLKKVLKARPNKSIDTIGCTDSSDGLFQALLDLATESNCKAIIDYKKIPKHKNWPKGDKWDEYYFFGGEDYELVFSLPRKWADNLLCTDKTITEIGYFINGDAAIDFKNCNNKNLFTNKSFSHF, translated from the coding sequence ATGCATAAAGAACTACTTGAAGATATTGGCGAAAAAGAATTAATAAAAAGGCTTGCTGAATTTATGCCAGAAAATCAAGTCTCCGATGATTGCGCATTTGTTAAAACTAAAAATACAAACTTACTTATTAATACTGATTCACTAGTTGAAAATATCCATTTTAATAATGATACAATTTCTGCAATTGATATAGGATGGAAAGCCGTAGCATGCAATGTATCTGACTTAATCTCAAGTGGATGCAACAAAATCATAGGAATTACTATTGGATTAGTGGTTCCTTCAAATACAGATTGGATTTGGATTAAAGATTTATATACAGGAATAAATCTAGCTTTAGACCATTTCGGAGGCTTAATCCTTGGTGGGGATTGTTCTGTGGGAAAAGAAAAAGTAATTTCTGTGACTGCTCTAGGAACACAAGGAGAACTAAAATTAAGGAGAAACTCATGCAAACCTAAAGAAATCATCTTGACTACAGGAATTCATGGCCTCAGCAAATTAGGATTAATGATAAAAAATAAAACAAATTTTGATAAAAATATTTCTCTAACAAAGTCATTAGTCAATAGTTCTTTACAACAATTTCGCAAACCAAAACTTAAAACTGAATTTCTTAAAAAAGTACTTAAAGCTCGCCCTAACAAAAGCATTGATACTATTGGTTGTACTGATAGCAGTGATGGATTATTTCAAGCATTATTAGATTTAGCAACTGAAAGTAATTGCAAAGCGATTATTGATTATAAAAAAATACCTAAACATAAAAATTGGCCTAAAGGAGATAAATGGGACGAATATTACTTTTTTGGAGGCGAAGATTATGAGCTAGTTTTTTCTCTCCCAAGAAAATGGGCAGATAATCTTTTATGTACAGATAAAACTATTACGGAAATCGGATATTTTATAAATGGAGATGCTGCAATCGATTTTAAAAATTGCAATAACAAAAATCTATTTACAAATAAATCTTTTTCTCACTTTTGA
- the accB gene encoding acetyl-CoA carboxylase biotin carboxyl carrier protein translates to MAMKLDHDDLDRLIEKISTSDIQEFSLEGEDFKLEIKRNLFDKNYLNTNSTTNNSSEKQIIAPPIAPIDSISLSDNATATPTAPPGRSDLTDIVSPMVGTFYRAAAPGEDPFVELGSKINVGQTICILEAMKLMNEIESEFNAEIVEILVENGTPVEFGQVLMRVKQS, encoded by the coding sequence ATGGCTATGAAATTAGATCATGATGATTTAGATCGCTTGATAGAAAAAATTTCTACCAGTGATATTCAAGAATTTTCTCTAGAAGGAGAAGATTTCAAACTCGAAATAAAAAGAAATCTGTTTGACAAGAATTATTTAAATACTAATTCAACAACAAACAATTCTTCGGAGAAGCAAATAATTGCTCCTCCAATAGCTCCAATAGACAGCATCTCCTTATCAGATAACGCTACAGCCACTCCGACGGCTCCTCCAGGACGCTCAGATCTTACTGATATTGTTTCCCCTATGGTTGGAACGTTTTACAGGGCAGCAGCTCCTGGAGAGGATCCTTTCGTGGAATTGGGTAGTAAAATAAATGTTGGACAAACGATTTGTATACTTGAGGCTATGAAGTTAATGAACGAAATTGAATCAGAGTTTAATGCTGAAATCGTAGAAATACTTGTTGAGAATGGAACACCAGTAGAATTTGGACAGGTATTAATGCGCGTTAAACAGTCTTGA
- the cbiD gene encoding cobalt-precorrin-5B (C(1))-methyltransferase CbiD, which yields MKKGFSLPLWVTGAAKSAVKKLTGLPFEDYELIKIPNDKNLIKIKVHSAGLIKDESHALGISFADSGLDLDVTQNLEIWTIAFLEKTYEKDNNSLDLINIIPGYGVGIDQKTSEICISKFAKEVLFENLLEILPAGYKLNLEIIFPNGKFLAERTSNQSFGIVQGLSIIGTSAETFSSASPDQLKNAKAQLEKIVSHDFYETIIFVIGENGLHLAKSSNIKFPIIKVGNWIGPLLVDAALKKIKRVILFGYHGKLIKLAGGIFHTHNHLADARIEILVYLAVKEEVPIEMIKKLSLASNVEDALLLLESSSPSLADKLWNKLSDTVEKRSSEYLKRYITTDMKVAAIIFDRQRKIRWSGDNGKDYISSFKGF from the coding sequence TTGAAAAAAGGATTTTCTTTACCTTTATGGGTAACCGGAGCTGCTAAGTCAGCAGTTAAAAAATTAACTGGATTACCATTTGAAGATTATGAATTAATTAAAATTCCTAACGATAAAAATCTAATAAAAATTAAGGTTCATTCAGCGGGACTAATTAAGGATGAGTCTCATGCCCTTGGAATATCTTTCGCAGATTCTGGTTTAGATCTTGACGTAACACAGAATTTAGAAATATGGACGATAGCGTTTTTAGAAAAAACCTATGAGAAAGATAATAATTCGTTGGATCTAATAAATATTATTCCAGGTTATGGAGTTGGTATTGATCAGAAAACATCAGAGATTTGTATTTCAAAGTTTGCGAAAGAAGTCTTGTTTGAAAACCTATTGGAGATTCTTCCTGCAGGATACAAGCTTAATTTAGAGATTATTTTTCCAAATGGAAAATTTCTGGCTGAGAGAACTAGTAATCAATCATTTGGAATTGTCCAAGGATTATCAATTATAGGTACTAGTGCAGAAACCTTTTCGAGTGCCTCTCCCGATCAATTAAAGAACGCAAAAGCTCAACTAGAAAAAATTGTTTCTCATGATTTTTATGAAACAATAATTTTTGTTATTGGTGAAAATGGCTTACATCTGGCAAAAAGTTCCAATATAAAATTTCCTATTATTAAAGTGGGTAATTGGATTGGACCATTATTAGTTGATGCAGCATTAAAAAAAATTAAAAGGGTAATTCTTTTTGGTTATCATGGCAAGTTAATTAAATTAGCTGGAGGGATTTTTCATACCCATAATCATTTAGCCGACGCCAGGATAGAGATTCTTGTTTATTTAGCAGTAAAAGAAGAGGTTCCAATAGAGATGATTAAAAAATTGTCTTTAGCAAGTAATGTTGAAGATGCATTGTTGCTCCTTGAAAGTTCAAGTCCTTCTTTGGCTGATAAATTATGGAATAAATTGTCAGATACTGTTGAAAAGCGTTCTTCAGAATATCTTAAAAGATATATAACAACAGATATGAAGGTTGCCGCTATTATTTTTGACAGACAAAGAAAGATACGTTGGTCAGGTGATAATGGTAAAGACTATATTTCTTCTTTTAAAGGTTTCTAA
- the gap gene encoding type I glyceraldehyde-3-phosphate dehydrogenase — MTLRVAINGFGRIGRNFMRCWLSRGSYTNIEVVGINVTSDPKTNAHLLKYDSVLGKLDGVDIQYTDDTFVINNKTIKCFSDRNPMNLPWKDWGVDLVIESTGVFNTDVGASKHLEVGAKKVILTAPGKGSGVGTYVVGVNADQYNHSDYDILSNASCTTNCLAPVVKVLDQTFGINKGLMTTIHSYTGDQRILDNSHRDLRRARAAATNIVPTSTGAAKAVALVYPEMTGKLTGIAMRVPTPNVSAVDFVFESSKSVTSEEVNNALKESSLSSMKGIIKYGDEPLVSSDYAGTNESSIVDADLTMSIGDNLVKVLAWYDNEWGYSQRVVDLAEIVAKKWE; from the coding sequence ATGACTTTGCGTGTTGCGATTAATGGGTTTGGCAGAATTGGGCGAAACTTCATGCGTTGTTGGTTAAGTAGAGGTTCTTATACCAATATCGAAGTAGTTGGTATTAATGTAACTTCAGACCCAAAAACTAACGCTCATCTTCTCAAATATGATTCAGTATTGGGAAAATTAGATGGTGTAGATATTCAATACACTGACGATACTTTTGTAATCAATAACAAAACAATCAAGTGTTTTTCTGATAGAAACCCAATGAATTTACCTTGGAAAGATTGGGGGGTTGATTTAGTTATTGAATCAACTGGTGTTTTTAATACTGATGTTGGTGCAAGTAAGCACCTTGAGGTTGGTGCTAAGAAAGTAATTCTTACCGCACCTGGCAAAGGATCAGGTGTTGGGACTTATGTGGTTGGTGTGAATGCTGATCAATATAACCATAGTGATTATGATATTTTGAGCAATGCTAGTTGCACTACAAATTGTTTAGCTCCAGTGGTAAAAGTTCTTGATCAAACGTTTGGAATTAATAAGGGATTAATGACAACAATCCATAGCTATACTGGGGATCAACGCATTTTGGACAATAGTCATAGGGATTTAAGAAGGGCTAGAGCAGCAGCTACAAACATTGTTCCGACTTCAACAGGAGCCGCGAAAGCAGTTGCATTGGTTTATCCTGAAATGACTGGAAAATTGACTGGTATCGCAATGAGAGTTCCTACTCCTAACGTTTCAGCGGTGGACTTCGTATTCGAATCTTCAAAATCTGTGACCAGTGAAGAGGTTAATAATGCTCTTAAAGAATCTTCTTTGAGCTCAATGAAAGGAATTATTAAATATGGTGATGAGCCACTCGTTTCAAGTGATTATGCAGGAACTAATGAGTCTTCAATTGTAGACGCTGATCTCACAATGTCTATTGGAGATAATTTGGTAAAAGTTCTTGCTTGGTACGATAATGAATGGGGTTACAGTCAAAGAGTTGTAGATTTAGCTGAAATAGTTGCTAAAAAATGGGAATAA
- a CDS encoding NAD-dependent epimerase/dehydratase family protein, whose protein sequence is MIDLASPLTIKNKFVIFGGGFSGDYFAKSIRKLGCTALTSSRSANNDPNSFIFNSENNLLPEDSILDGVTHILSCIPPDKNGNDPVLKSLKNKINNLSVKWVGYLSTTGVYGNTHGDWVSEKDEPNPLQQRSQRRLNCEKEWIHSNLPIQIFRLPGIYGPGRSTLEAITTKKIKVIHKDNQVFSRIHVADIANAIIYLIQNKNKLDFHQIINIADDEPCSQIEVIRYGYQLLGLRMPKKILFEEAKKDLSPIAQSFWLENRRVSNKLLCEELGYKLIYKNYQVGLDNCLINIK, encoded by the coding sequence ATGATCGATTTAGCAAGTCCACTAACAATAAAAAATAAATTTGTAATCTTTGGAGGAGGTTTTAGTGGAGACTATTTTGCTAAATCAATCAGAAAGCTAGGATGCACAGCTTTAACAAGTTCTAGATCAGCCAATAATGACCCCAATAGTTTTATTTTTAATAGTGAAAATAACTTATTACCTGAAGATTCAATACTTGATGGAGTTACACATATACTTAGTTGCATACCACCCGACAAAAATGGTAATGACCCAGTACTAAAAAGTCTAAAAAATAAAATAAATAATCTTTCTGTCAAGTGGGTTGGATATCTTTCTACCACTGGGGTCTATGGTAATACTCATGGTGATTGGGTATCTGAAAAAGATGAACCCAACCCCTTACAACAAAGAAGTCAAAGAAGATTAAATTGTGAAAAAGAATGGATTCATTCAAATTTGCCAATTCAAATCTTCAGATTACCTGGAATTTATGGACCGGGAAGATCAACTTTGGAAGCCATTACAACTAAAAAAATTAAAGTGATCCATAAAGATAATCAAGTTTTTTCGAGAATACATGTTGCTGATATCGCAAATGCAATTATCTACTTAATTCAGAATAAAAATAAATTAGATTTTCATCAAATAATTAATATCGCTGATGACGAACCTTGCTCACAGATTGAAGTCATAAGATATGGCTATCAATTACTTGGATTAAGGATGCCTAAAAAAATATTATTTGAAGAGGCTAAAAAAGATTTATCTCCAATAGCTCAATCATTTTGGTTAGAAAACAGAAGAGTATCTAATAAATTATTATGTGAAGAATTAGGATACAAACTTATTTACAAAAACTATCAAGTAGGTTTAGATAATTGTCTTATTAACATTAAATAA
- a CDS encoding HNH endonuclease, which yields MHINDAIFLEDLCPKFRLRQWRKSIHQFTGDSCIYCGKPSESIDHVIPRSQGGQSTTENCVPACLPCNGDKSNENALYWYRKQKFYDPRRAMAIRAWLDGDLRLAIRLLQWANPSFKDKTENYKIAENKYNTA from the coding sequence ATGCATATTAACGATGCTATTTTCTTAGAAGATTTATGTCCCAAATTCAGATTAAGACAATGGCGTAAATCAATACATCAGTTTACAGGGGATAGTTGTATATATTGTGGAAAACCTTCAGAATCGATCGACCATGTAATTCCTCGAAGCCAAGGAGGACAAAGTACAACTGAAAATTGTGTTCCAGCATGTCTACCATGTAATGGTGACAAATCAAACGAAAATGCTTTGTATTGGTACCGAAAACAAAAGTTTTATGATCCAAGACGAGCCATGGCTATTAGAGCATGGTTAGATGGCGATCTAAGATTAGCAATAAGATTATTACAATGGGCTAACCCTAGTTTTAAAGATAAAACTGAAAATTATAAAATCGCAGAAAATAAATATAATACGGCTTAA